Proteins encoded within one genomic window of Fragaria vesca subsp. vesca linkage group LG1, FraVesHawaii_1.0, whole genome shotgun sequence:
- the LOC101292057 gene encoding ALA-interacting subunit 5-like, with the protein MATKAEKGKDGGDSSLAKKKSRRPQYSRFSQQELPACKPILSPGWVVSIFFTIGIVFIPIGFAALFASERVVEIKFQYDQDCVPAKYKNDMVAYIQSNDTDKTCTRKMPAVSATMKSPIYVYYQIDHYFQNHRRYVKSRNDEQLRGDQNNTADCAPERFANNGQAIVPCGLVAWSLFNDTYKFSVKNKTVEVSKKDITWKSDREKKFSSKVYPKNFQAGGLIGGGKLNSSIPLSGQEDLIVWMRTAALPNFRKLYGRIEEDLEAHDQITIELQNNYNTYSFKGTKSVILSTASWIGGKNDLMGIAYLTIGGTCLFLAICFILMYVLKPRPLGDTSYLSWNRNASGGGLRF; encoded by the exons ATGGCTACGAAAGCTGAAAAGGGCAAAGATGGAGGAGACTCGTCCTTGGCCAAAAAGAAGTCCAGAAGACCCCAAT ATTCCAGGTTCTCACAGCAAGAGCTTCCGGCTTGTAAACCAATTTTGTCACCAGGATGG GTGGTTTCAATATTTTTCACCATTGGCATTGTCTTCATCCCTATTGGTTTTGCTGCCTTATTTGCCTCGGAGCGT GTGGTGGAGATAAAGTTCCAATATGACCAAGACTGTGTTCCTGCAAAGTATAAGAATGATATGGTTGCGTATATTCAAAGCAATGACACTGACAAGACCTGTACGAGGAAAATGCCTGCG GTTTCGGCTACAATGAAGTCTCCGATTTATGTCTACTATCAGATTGATCATTACTTTCAGAATCATCGTCG ATATGTTAAAAGTAGAAATGACGAACAGTTGCGGGGAGATCAAAATAATACAGCCGACTGTGCCCCTGAACGCTTTGCAAACAATGGTCAAGCAATTGTTCCTTGTGGCCTCGTTGCATGGAGTTTGTTTAATGACACATATAAGTTTTCAGTGAAAAACAAAACAGTAGAAGTCAGCAAAAAGGACATCACATGGAAAAGTGACCGTGAGAAAAAGTTTTCAAGCAAAGTCTATCCCAAGAACTTTCAGGCTGGGGGTTTGATTGGAGGAGGGAAGCTCAATTCTAGCATACCT CTGAGCGGACAAGAGGATCTTATTGTCTGGATGCGAACTGCAGCACTGCCAAATTTTAGAAAATTGTATGGACGGATAGAAGAGGACCTTGAAGCTCATGACCAAATAACAATAGAACTACAGAATAACTATAATACCTACAGCTTTAAAGGCACCAAGTCGGTGATACTTTCTACTGCGAGTTGGATTGGTGGAAAGAATGATCTAATGGGCATAGCATACCTTACTATTGGTGGAACATGTTTGTTCTTGGCAATATGCTTCATACTTATGTATGTGCTTAAGCCGAG ACCTCTTGGGGATACCTCATACTTGTCTTGGAATAGAAATGCATCAGGAGGAGGCCTACGTTTTTAA
- the LOC101292346 gene encoding uncharacterized protein LOC101292346, which translates to MMNLSATLCFRARTCWVQSLVLLVFIVLCHGVDASSIKSVKVNNSSISKVEDAVNFHIYYGQAFKVIKNAIDGKSYLLIQNNSRMASRTKYCTSRIKSFVVPLSNYSIDADYFPVSFFELLGVLQNLKGITSDSVASQCVLKLYEAGEIGIINKSETLALSQFGAHFITNSDRPQSCNFASFVPYGEETPLQRAEWIKFLGVFANAESKANQVYNAVRENYQCLLKVAKGRTSFKPTVAWMQYDNGIWSFTEETYKLKYVEDAGGENVDASINKVTYNISNPEDLDELHAILCTVDVVIDETYTSDPAVYNTSAFLQNINVEDHSCFVFLSNQSLWRYDKRIRNPTALDWYNGAVSQPQLVLADFIEVLFPTGNYTTTYFRNIAKDEGVVQITSEMCDRDVSVAMEPTITVC; encoded by the exons ATGATGAATCTATCTGCTACTTTGTGTTTTAGAGCAAGAACTTGTTGGGTGCAAAGCTTGGTTTTATTAGTCTTCATTGTGCTCTGCCATGGAGTAGATGCGAGCAGTATTAAGTCTGTGAAAGTGAATAACAGTAGCATTTCCAAGGTGGAAGACGCAGTTAATTTCCATATATATTATGGGCAGGCCTTTAAAGTCATCAAGAATGCCATTGACGGCAAGAGCTACCTCCTCATCCAG AACAACTCAAGAATGGCATCAAGGACAAAATATTGCACTTCAAGGATCAAATCATTTGTCGTTCCCTTATCAAATTACTCAATCGACGCCGATTATTTTCCAG TTTCCTTTTTTGAG CTCCTTGGCGTATTACAGAACTTAAAGGGAATTACATCAGACTCCGTGGCTTCTCAATGCGTATTGAAATTGTATGAAGCTGGAGAAATTGGTATAATCAACAAAAGTGAGACACTAGCGCTATCACAATTTGGAGCACATTTCATCACCAACAGTGATCGACCACAATCTTGCAATTTTGCCTCTTTTGTTCCTTATGGAGAGGAAACCCCTTTGCAG AGAGCAGAATGGATCAAGTTCTTGGGAGTGTTTGCAAATGCTGAAAGCAAGGCCAATCAAGTATATAATGCT GTTAGAGAGAATTATCAATGTTTGCTCAAAGTCGCAAAAGGCAGAACATCGTTCAAACCAACTGTAGCATGGATGCAGTATGATAAT GGTATATGGTCTTTCACAGAGGAAACATACAAGTTGAAG TATGTGGAAGACGCAGGTGGTGAGAATGTAGATGCTTCTATCAACAAAGTTACCTATAACATCTCTAATCCGGAGGATTTGGATGAATTGCATGCCATCCTATGT ACAGTGGATGTGGTTATTGACGAAACATATACTTCTGATCCAGCTGTTTACAATACATCAGCATTTCTTCAAAATATAAACGTCGAAGATCATTCTTGTTTCGTTTTTCTCTCTAACCAAAGCTTGTGGAGATACGATAAAAGAATTAGAAACCCAACTGCACTCG ACTGGTACAATGGAGCAGTCTCCCAGCCACAGTTGGTTTTAGCAGATTTTATTGAAGTTTTGTTCCCTACTGGAAACTATACAACAACATATTTCAGAAATATAGCCAAG GATGAAGGAGTTGTGCAGATTACTTCTGAGATGTGCGATAGGGATGTCTCTGTAGCAATGGAGCCGACAATAACAGTTTGTTGA